In a genomic window of Lepisosteus oculatus isolate fLepOcu1 chromosome 3, fLepOcu1.hap2, whole genome shotgun sequence:
- the LOC102686317 gene encoding probable G-protein coupled receptor 150, giving the protein MDGAPGFAGDPRTNSSELDRWSLPLADRGGNSSSTRGPFYNRQVRIISMSVIFAVAFLGNSIVLHKICCGRSKRRKIDALITNLAVADLCVSVLTLLSQIVWEVLEDRWVAGDLACRLFKVLQVFGLIASSNIIAIIALERHHVIVRPLASPLPTKLLATVGWLAALVLALPQAFVFKVQPDRSPHSKCLNTFSDLPRWHFQAYIVYGSVTVFFAPFCVLCVAYARILWTVWSRDTRASGTAHGLLSRKPRHRKRPLRVTAANSAIPRAKIKTLKMTLVIIILFIVCGLPYFVVEMKSAFGATTDLDEEVIAVLGIFVVTNSAVNPYVYLFFKTNNVYLRKMEKKMCFSCLQDYKESTLHRELLVYHGRKTEPSTHTSLDTDPTAAQSVSLLKPAASLGEITSAL; this is encoded by the coding sequence ATGGACGGCGCGCCCGGCTTCGCTGGCGACCCGCGCACGAATTCGTCCGAGCTGGACCGCTGGAGTCTCCCTCTGGCCGACCGCGGGGGCAACTCCTCCTCCACCCGGGGCCCCTTCTACAACCGGCAGGTCCGAATCATATCGATGTCCGTCATTTTCGCCGTGGCGTTCCTGGGCAACTCCATCGTGCTCCACAAGATCTGCTGCGGCCGGAGCAAGCGGCGGAAAATAGACGCCCTCATCACCAACCTGGCCGTGGCCGACCTCTGCGTCTCCgtgctcaccctgctgtccCAGATCGTCTGGGAGGTGCTGGAGGACAGGTGGGTGGCCGGGGACCTGGCCTGCCGGCTGTTTAAGGTGCTGCAGGTGTTCGGGCTGATCGCCTCGTCCAACATCATCGCCATCATCGCGCTGGAGCGGCACCACGTCATAGTGCGCCCCCTGGCGTCGCCCCTGCCGACCAAGCTCCTGGCGACCGTGGGCTGGCTGGCGGCGCTGGTCCTGGCGCTGCCCCAGGCTTTCGTCTTCAAGGTGCAGCCGGACAGAAGCCCCCACAGCAAGTGCCTCAACACCTTCTCCGACCTGCCCCGCTGGCACTTCCAGGCCTACATCGTGTACGGCTCGGTCACCGTGTTCTTCGCCCCGTTCTGCGTCCTGTGTGTGGCGTACGCTCGCATCCTGTGGACTGTGTGGAGCAGGGACACGCGGGCCAGCGGCACGGCCCACGGGCTCCTGAGCCGCAAGCCCCGGCACCGGAAACGACCGCTGCGCGTGACGGCCGCCAACAGCGCGATCCCCCGCGCCAAGATCAAGACCCTCAAGATGACGCTGGTGATCATCATCCTCTTCATCGTCTGCGGGCTGCCCTATTTCGTCGTGGAGATGAAAAGCGCCTTCGGCGCCACCACGGACCTGGACGAGGAAGTCATCGCCGTCTTGGGCATCTTCGTGGTGACCAACAGCGCGGTGAACCCCTACGTCTACCTCTTCTTCAAGACCAACAACGTGTACCTGAGGAAGATGGAGAAGAAGATGTGCTTCTCCTGCCTGCAGGACTACAAGGAGAGCACCCTGCACCGGGAGCTGCTGGTGTACCACGGCAGGAAGACGGAGCCGTCCACCCACACCAGCTTGGACACGGACCCCACGGCGGCGCAGTCAGTCAGCCTGCTGAAGCCGGCCGCCTCCCTGGGCGAGATCACCTCGGCCCTGTGA